One Oryza glaberrima chromosome 11, OglaRS2, whole genome shotgun sequence genomic region harbors:
- the LOC127754453 gene encoding 40S ribosomal protein S9-2 isoform X1 gives MVHVSFYRNYGKTFKKPRRPYEKERLDAELKLVGEYGLRCKRELWRVQYALSRIRNNARHLLTLDEKNPRRIFEGEALLRRMNRYGLLADGQNKLDYVLALTVENFLARRLQTLVFKAGMAKSIHHARVLIRQRHIRVGRQIVNIPSFMVRVESEKHIDFSLTSPFGGGPPGRVKRKNQKKASGGGGDGEEEDEE, from the exons ATGGTCCACGTCAGCTTCTACCGCAACT ATGGTAAGACATTCAAGAAGCCACGTCGCCCTTACGAGAAGGAGCGTCTTGATGCAGAGCTGAAGCTAGTGGGTGAGTATGGACTGAGGTGCAAGCGTGAGCTGTGGCGTGTTCAGTATGCTTTGAGCCGTATCCGTAACAATGCAAGGCACCTGCTCACACTTGATGAGAAGAATCCACGCCGCATCTTCGAGGGTGAGGCACTGCTTCGCCGCATGAACCGTTATGGGCTCCTTGCTGATGGGCAGAACAAGCTTGATTATGTCCTTGCCCTCACTGTTGAGAACTTCCTCGCAAGGCGTCTTCAGACTCTTGTCTTCAAGGCTGGCATGGCCAAATCCATCCACCATGCTCGTGTCCTGATCAGGCAACGCCACATCAG GGTCGGCAGGCAAATTGTCAACATCCCGTCGTTCATGGTGAGGGTTGAGTCTGAGAAGCACATTGACTTCTCACTGACAAGCCCATTCGGTGGAGGCCCCCCTGGTAGGGTGAAGAGGAAGAACCAGAAGAAGGcaagtggcggtggcggtgacggtgaggaggaagatgaggaatGA
- the LOC127754453 gene encoding 40S ribosomal protein S9-2 isoform X2, which produces MVHVSFYRNYGKTFKKPRRPYEKERLDAELKLVGEYGLRCKRELWRVQYALSRIRNNARHLLTLDEKNPRRIFEGEALLRRMNRYGLLADGQNKLDYVLALTVENFLARRLQTLVFKAGMAKSIHHARVLIRQRHIRVGRQIVNIPSFMVRVESEKHIDFSLTSPFGGGPPGRVKRKNQKKASGGGGDGEEEDEE; this is translated from the exons ATGGTAAGACATTCAAGAAGCCACGTCGCCCTTACGAGAAGGAGCGTCTTGATGCAGAGCTGAAGCTAGTGGGTGAGTATGGACTGAGGTGCAAGCGTGAGCTGTGGCGTGTTCAGTATGCTTTGAGCCGTATCCGTAACAATGCAAGGCACCTGCTCACACTTGATGAGAAGAATCCACGCCGCATCTTCGAGGGTGAGGCACTGCTTCGCCGCATGAACCGTTATGGGCTCCTTGCTGATGGGCAGAACAAGCTTGATTATGTCCTTGCCCTCACTGTTGAGAACTTCCTCGCAAGGCGTCTTCAGACTCTTGTCTTCAAGGCTGGCATGGCCAAATCCATCCACCATGCTCGTGTCCTGATCAGGCAACGCCACATCAG GGTCGGCAGGCAAATTGTCAACATCCCGTCGTTCATGGTGAGGGTTGAGTCTGAGAAGCACATTGACTTCTCACTGACAAGCCCATTCGGTGGAGGCCCCCCTGGTAGGGTGAAGAGGAAGAACCAGAAGAAGGcaagtggcggtggcggtgacggtgaggaggaagatgaggaatGA
- the LOC127754451 gene encoding F-box/kelch-repeat protein SKIP11-like: MLGDQRRKFLLESASSSSEEVVSRSRNLAGESSAVAVTAAGVRKGEEVVEEELLNRRSKKNKVAGDSGNSGTGIWDSEMQDADQNGEANTSELIGAIGRELAITCLLHTPRSYYGMIACLNRSFCSLMRSGQLYRLRREARIVEHMIYCSCNVLEWDGFDPCRQRWFNIPSMPPIECFTLADKESLAVGTNILVFGKKVEAHVVLRYSLLSNSWTTGDMMNSPRCLFGSASFGEKAIVAGGIGDNGTLSSAELYDSEAKTWTTLPSMNRARKMCSGFFMDGKFYVIGGKADNHNEILNCGEEFDLEKGTWRLIPDMASGLNGGSGAPPLVAVVNNELYAADYAEKEVRRYDKVNNAWITLGSLPEKYTSVNGWGLAFRGCGDKLIVIGGMSAPGGGVIEICSWIPNNGQPDWKIIGSRRSGSFVYNCAVMGC; this comes from the coding sequence ATGTTGGGGGACCAGCGCAGGAAATTCCTGCTAGAGTCAGCGAGCTCATCATCTGAAGAGGTTGTTTCAAGAAGCCGGAACCTTGCGGGTGAGAGCTCGGCagtggcggtgacggcggcgggggtgaggaagggagaagaggtggtggaggaggagctctTGAACCGTAGAAGCAAGAAGAATAAGGTTGCCGGTGATTCGGGGAATTCCGGTACCGGAATTTGGGACTCAGAAATGCAGGATGCTGATCAGAATGGTGAAGCCAACACAAGCGAGCTCATAGGCGCGATCGGGCGGGAGCTGGCCATTACATGCCTGCTCCATACCCCCCGGTCTTATTATGGTATGATAGCATGCCTCAACCGGTCCTTCTGCTCCCTTATGAGGTCTGGGCAGCTGTATAGATTGCGGCGGGAGGCTCGCATTGTTGAGCACATGATCTACTGCTCCTGCAATGTGCTTGAGTGGGATGGCTTTGATCCGTGCCGCCAGCGCTGGTTCAACATCCCTTCCATGCCTCCCATAGAGTGCTTCACGCTTGCTGATAAGGAGTCCCTTGCTGTGGGAACCAATATCCTTGTTTTCGGGAAGAAGGTGGAGGCCCATGTTGTGCTGAGGTATAGCCTCCTAAGTAACTCTTGGACAACAGGAGATATGATGAACTCGCCCAGGTGCTTGTTTGGCTCGGCAAGCTTTGGTGAGAAGGCAATCGTAGCTGGTGGTATCGGTGATAATGGTACATTGAGCTCTGCTGAGCTCTATGATTCTGAAGCGAAGACATGGACCACTCTCCCAAGCATGAATAGGGCGCGGAAGATGTGTTCTGGTTTCTTCATGGATGGTAAATTTTATGTTATTGGCGGGAAAGCTGATAACCATAATGAGATCCTTAATTGTGGTGAGGAGTTTGATTTGGAGAAGGGCACCTGGCGTTTGATCCCAGATATGGCATCTGGCCTTAATGGCGGCAGTGGTGCTCCACCACTTGTTGCTGTTGTGAATAATGAACTTTATGCTGCTGATTATGCAGAGAAGGAGGTGAGGAGATATGACAAGGTTAATAATGCATGGATCACTCTTGGATCATTGCCTGAGAAGTATACATCAGTTAATGGCTGGGGTTTGGCATTTCGTGGTTGTGGAGATAAGCTCATTGTGATTGGTGGAATGAGTGCACCTGGTGGTGGAGTGATTGAAATTTGTTCGTGGATACCCAATAATGGACAGCCAGATTGGAAAATCATTGGCAGCCGCCGTTCTGGAAGCTTTGTGTACAATTGTGCTGTGATGGGCTGTTGA